One region of Cloacibacillus sp. An23 genomic DNA includes:
- a CDS encoding GNAT family N-acetyltransferase: MVIREAKIDELDEIMEFYDAMCRELGGAKFLRGEYKGGFPPRAMAEAAAREGGLFVGEEDGEIIAAYIMNNECDEAYDAAPWQIDADKKSVSVLHALRVSPRYGGRGYAGRLVEHAAETARARGQKALRLDCIEGNVIPQKMYLSHGFKNAGTVEIFYEDIGEPRNFLLFERVL, encoded by the coding sequence ATGGTGATACGCGAGGCGAAAATTGACGAGCTTGATGAAATAATGGAATTTTACGACGCGATGTGCCGCGAGCTCGGCGGCGCGAAATTCCTGCGCGGAGAATACAAGGGGGGATTCCCGCCGCGCGCGATGGCGGAAGCGGCGGCCCGCGAAGGCGGCCTTTTCGTCGGCGAAGAAGACGGGGAAATAATAGCCGCGTACATAATGAACAACGAATGCGACGAAGCGTACGACGCGGCGCCGTGGCAGATAGATGCGGATAAGAAATCCGTCTCGGTGCTGCACGCGCTGCGCGTCTCGCCGCGGTACGGCGGCAGGGGATACGCGGGCCGCCTCGTGGAACACGCGGCGGAAACGGCGCGCGCACGCGGACAGAAAGCACTCCGCCTCGACTGCATAGAGGGCAACGTAATCCCGCAGAAAATGTACCTTTCCCACGGCTTCAAAAACGCCGGGACCGTTGAAATATTCTACGAAGACATAGGCGAACCGAGAAACTTCCTGCTCTTCGAGCGCGTGCTGTAA
- a CDS encoding ATP-binding protein: MDADNKKVPRRIAQTILNSLKGGVVPRVGLPYITVGRKNEIEALLHDVDITAEGGASFRFIVGRYGSGKSFLIQTIRNYVMDRGFIVADADLSPERRLQGTRGQGLATYRELIGSLSTKTKPEGGALTLVLDRWISGVRAQTVQETGLEPGDPALTKAVDRKIYEVTSTVSELVHGFEFARLLSVYYHAYVEDDDVMKAKVTRWFRGEYTLKREAKDELGVSIIITDDDWYEYLKIFAVFFRMAGYAGMMIMIDELVNLYKIPNSVTRQYNYEKLLTMYNDVLQGRARYLGVIMGATPQAVEDRRRGLYSYEALRSRLAEGKFSRPGARDLLAPVIRLEPLTPEEMLVLCEKLSDMHAGLYGYRKKPGTEDLARFVRLEYERVGADQNITPREVIRDFIELLDLMYQNPELTMDGLLQSGDFNYAKPEAVSDKTDKDYAEFTI; this comes from the coding sequence GTGGACGCGGACAATAAGAAAGTTCCGAGGCGGATCGCGCAGACGATATTGAATTCGCTGAAAGGCGGCGTAGTCCCGAGGGTGGGACTGCCGTATATCACAGTTGGAAGGAAAAACGAAATCGAGGCGCTGCTGCACGACGTGGACATCACGGCGGAGGGCGGCGCGTCCTTCCGTTTCATAGTCGGGCGATACGGCTCCGGCAAAAGCTTCCTGATACAGACCATCCGCAACTACGTGATGGACAGGGGCTTCATCGTGGCTGACGCCGACCTCTCGCCCGAGCGCCGGCTCCAGGGGACGAGGGGGCAGGGGCTCGCCACCTATCGCGAGCTGATAGGCAGCCTCTCGACCAAGACGAAGCCGGAGGGCGGCGCGCTGACGCTCGTGCTCGACCGGTGGATAAGCGGCGTGCGCGCTCAGACGGTGCAGGAGACCGGACTCGAGCCGGGCGACCCAGCGCTGACAAAGGCCGTTGACAGAAAAATCTACGAGGTCACCTCCACGGTCAGCGAGCTTGTGCACGGCTTCGAGTTCGCTCGGCTGTTGTCCGTCTATTACCACGCCTACGTCGAAGACGACGACGTGATGAAGGCGAAGGTGACGCGCTGGTTCCGCGGCGAATATACGCTGAAGCGCGAGGCGAAGGATGAGCTCGGCGTCAGCATCATCATCACCGACGACGACTGGTACGAATATCTGAAAATCTTCGCCGTATTCTTCCGCATGGCGGGGTACGCCGGCATGATGATAATGATCGACGAGCTGGTCAATCTCTACAAGATTCCGAACTCAGTGACGCGGCAGTACAATTACGAGAAGCTGCTGACCATGTACAACGACGTCCTTCAGGGCAGAGCGAGGTACCTCGGCGTCATCATGGGCGCGACGCCGCAGGCCGTCGAAGACAGGCGGCGCGGTCTCTACAGCTACGAGGCGCTGCGCTCGCGTCTTGCCGAGGGCAAATTTTCGAGGCCAGGGGCGAGGGACCTTCTCGCGCCGGTGATACGTCTTGAGCCGCTGACGCCGGAGGAAATGCTCGTGCTCTGCGAAAAACTCTCGGACATGCACGCCGGGCTCTACGGCTATCGGAAGAAACCCGGCACCGAGGACCTCGCCCGTTTCGTCAGGCTGGAATACGAGCGCGTCGGCGCGGACCAGAACATCACGCCGCGCGAGGTCATCAGGGATTTCATCGAGCTGCTTGATTTGATGTACCAGAATCCTGAGCTTACTATGGACGGCCTGCTGCAGTCGGGCGATTTCAACTACGCGAAGCCGGAGGCCGTCTCCGACAAGACGGACAAGGATTACGCGGAGTTTACTATATGA
- a CDS encoding TerB N-terminal domain-containing protein has translation MSELTAYAEEKFHIREQRKWVGFHGFSVMAHPATGRWIALLIRRRDPVSRAEVQLCDIKCGRLEPAEKAEPFLSRPFRMEGDRWVGVSFGENTKPEVVFRLFDRAVYSGEKRGYTIVLDATPAVQAAELGAVALPAAGERGAGEIPDVPQKIREMLRLYEYTDGSFAQKCRNFYRQGKFMEDYEDDAPWSGVFRRYFTTYHDLNIGQLRGYFTWRARVRKGVFSPIPASLAYLYVYELINGIGTDSPEDALKKMRDFETGFIDSGIGDPGMRGNLRRWEFEYAVTRGLPPELARQYADPAVIKRDEALAVLKNSKDASDEDIFSALCALDGKRLAHSPAASLRGGRGKRIFAAVWRAVAEEHRVSGNKFFTACFGRRRLCRWYPFANAVYWQEKPHPDADYELDAGRSYRCRGGEWRESRYDDLFFDRKLFRSLLHETDRLLRKYFKTGAALREDPDEAWASPFVERVLAEERRRESEAARPKVTIDFSGLDRIRRDALVTMDSLLTEEDTDGPAAPETPARAEETRQAATADEEAGGPPALDETLRRILLDLINGGPKAAGAAIKASHMMPSVAADAVNEALFDAIGDNAVECDGETLSFVEDYREDILKMFGGGAGGRGQ, from the coding sequence TTGTCGGAGTTGACGGCCTACGCCGAAGAAAAGTTCCATATCCGCGAGCAGCGCAAATGGGTGGGATTTCACGGCTTTTCCGTCATGGCCCATCCGGCCACTGGAAGGTGGATCGCGCTCCTTATACGCCGGCGTGACCCAGTTTCAAGGGCTGAGGTTCAGTTATGCGATATCAAGTGCGGGCGGCTCGAGCCCGCCGAAAAGGCCGAGCCGTTTCTTTCGCGGCCTTTCCGAATGGAGGGTGACCGCTGGGTAGGAGTCAGCTTCGGCGAAAATACCAAGCCGGAGGTAGTCTTCCGCCTCTTCGACCGCGCCGTCTATTCCGGTGAGAAACGCGGTTATACTATCGTGCTTGACGCCACGCCCGCCGTTCAAGCGGCGGAGCTCGGGGCTGTGGCGCTGCCGGCCGCAGGCGAGCGCGGGGCCGGAGAAATTCCCGACGTCCCGCAAAAAATCCGAGAAATGCTGAGGCTATACGAATATACGGACGGCTCGTTCGCACAGAAATGCCGTAACTTTTACCGGCAGGGCAAATTTATGGAGGACTACGAGGACGACGCGCCGTGGAGCGGAGTGTTCCGCCGCTACTTCACCACTTACCACGATCTGAATATAGGGCAGCTCCGCGGATATTTCACGTGGCGCGCCCGCGTCAGGAAGGGAGTCTTCTCTCCGATACCCGCTTCGCTCGCATATCTGTATGTGTACGAGCTGATCAACGGCATCGGGACGGACTCTCCCGAGGACGCGCTGAAGAAGATGCGCGATTTTGAGACGGGATTTATAGATTCCGGCATAGGAGACCCAGGAATGCGCGGCAACCTGCGTCGATGGGAATTCGAGTACGCCGTGACGCGCGGCCTGCCGCCGGAGCTGGCGCGGCAGTACGCGGATCCCGCCGTGATAAAGCGGGACGAGGCGCTCGCCGTCCTAAAGAACTCTAAGGATGCGTCGGACGAGGATATTTTCTCAGCTCTCTGCGCTCTGGACGGAAAGCGGCTGGCCCATTCGCCCGCCGCCTCACTGCGCGGCGGGCGGGGAAAGCGCATTTTCGCCGCGGTATGGCGAGCCGTCGCGGAGGAGCATCGCGTCAGCGGGAACAAATTTTTCACGGCGTGTTTCGGAAGGCGGAGGCTTTGCCGGTGGTATCCTTTCGCCAACGCCGTCTATTGGCAGGAGAAGCCGCACCCTGACGCGGACTACGAGCTGGACGCGGGCAGGAGCTACCGCTGCCGGGGCGGCGAGTGGCGCGAATCGCGCTACGACGATCTGTTTTTTGACAGGAAGCTCTTCCGCAGCCTTCTGCACGAGACTGACCGCCTGCTTAGAAAATATTTCAAGACTGGCGCCGCGCTCCGCGAGGACCCAGACGAGGCGTGGGCGTCGCCTTTCGTGGAGCGCGTGCTGGCGGAGGAGCGCAGGAGGGAAAGCGAGGCCGCGAGGCCGAAGGTGACGATAGATTTCTCCGGGCTCGACCGGATACGGCGCGACGCGCTCGTCACGATGGACAGCCTGCTGACGGAGGAAGATACCGACGGCCCCGCCGCGCCGGAGACGCCGGCGCGCGCGGAAGAGACGCGGCAGGCGGCTACGGCTGATGAAGAAGCCGGCGGGCCGCCCGCGCTCGACGAAACGCTGCGGCGGATACTTCTCGACCTTATCAACGGAGGGCCCAAGGCGGCCGGAGCCGCCATAAAGGCATCGCACATGATGCCCTCGGTCGCGGCGGACGCCGTAAACGAGGCCCTGTTCGACGCGATAGGCGACAACGCCGTCGAATGCGACGGAGAAACCCTTTCGTTTGTCGAGGACTATCGCGAAGATATTCTTAAAATGTTTGGAGGCGGTGCCGGTGGACGCGGACAATAA